A region from the Benincasa hispida cultivar B227 chromosome 10, ASM972705v1, whole genome shotgun sequence genome encodes:
- the LOC120088613 gene encoding maltose excess protein 1-like, chloroplastic — MLMAVKPPLASNGATAPLRRNPLGFYSVSIPLKPIFLSLPLNNPNPHNCFCLKQVLPHSSRLNLPHGRRFTPVAAVDSDVPQSHHQGSETLRESKRFEEWNSLTAKFSGAANIPFMLLQLPQIILNARNLLAGNKTALLAVPWLGMLTGLLGNLALLSYFAKKREKEAMVIQTLGAVTTYIVFAQLAIAGAMPLPYFAATSTVVASGLLINFMNYFNVLPIQILKFWEDFITVGGFSILPQVMWSTFVPFIPNSILHGVTAVSYTHLDVYKRQSGKLPEKGVKVVGALSGWTATLLFMWMPVSQMWTNYLNPENIKGLSALTMLLALIGNGLVLPRALFIRDFMWFLGSGWAILFYGYANIVCLYCCNAVSMEFFVATTAGLFSWIGFFFWRDSVVYGFNSPLTSLKELLFGS; from the exons ATGTTAATGGCGGTTAAGCCCCCATTGGCTTCAAATGGGGCAACAGCTCCTTTACGACGAAACCCACTTGGGTTTTACTCGGTTTCGATTCCTTTGAAGCCCATTTTCCTCTCTTTGCCTTTGAATAACCCAAATCCGCACAATTGCTTTTGTTTGAAGCAGGTGCTGCCACACAGTTCTCGCTTAAACTTGCCTCACGGCCGCCGTTTCACTCCGGTCGCCGCCGTGGACTCCGACGTCCCCCAGTCGCATCACCAG GGATCTGAGACTTTAAGGGAAAGCAAAAGGTTTGAGGAGTGGAATTCGTTAACAGCAAAGTTCTCCGGAGCAGCAAATATTCCTTTTATGTTGTTGCAATTGCCTCAGATTATCCTTAATGCTCGAAATCTTTTAGCTGGAAACAAAACTGCGCTTTTAGCTGTTCCGTGGCTG GGGATGTTAACTGGTTTGCTTGGGAACCTTGCACTGCTATCATACTTTGCAAAGAAGAGGGAGAAGGAGGCCATGGTGATTCAAACATTAGGAGCAGTTACAACATATATAGTTTTTGCCCAGCTTGCAATAGCAGGGGCAATGCCCCTGCCTTATTTTGCAGCCACGTCGACTGTTGTGGCTTCTGGTCTTCTTATAAACTTTATGAATTACTTTAATGTTCTTCCTATACAAATCTTGAAATTTTGGGAAGACTTTATCACTGTTGGTGGATTTTCTATTCTCCCCCAG gTTATGTGGTCTACTTTTGTTCCATTCATACCGAATAGTATCTTGCATGGAGTAactgctgtctcttatacacatctagatgtgtataagagacagt CAGGAAAACTTCCTGAGAAAGGTGTGAAAGTTGTCGGAGCATTATCAGGATGGACAGCAACCCTCCTCTTTATGTGGATGCCGGTTTCGCAAATG TGGACTAATTATCTGAATCCTGAGAATATTAAAGGCTTATCAGCTCTCACAATGCTTCTTGCCCTGATTGGAAATGGTCTTGTGCTTCCACGAGCGTTATTCATTCGAGACTTCATGTG GTTCTTGGGTTCTGGTTGGGCAATTTTGTTTTATGGATATGCTAACATTGTATGCTTGTACTG TTGCAATGCCGTGAGCATGGAGTTCTTCGTTGCTACAACTGCTGGTCTATTCTCCTGGATAG GCTTTTTCTTCTGGAGAGACTCTGTGGTATATGGATTCAACTCACCTCTAACATCTCTTAAGGAGCTACTTTTTGGATCCTGA